The sequence below is a genomic window from Thiomonas intermedia.
TGCATCCGTAAGTGATTGATTTATAAGTATGAAGCTCCACTTCGAACCCAACCTGGATTACCAGCTCCAGGCTATCGAGTCGGTCTGCGACCTGTTCCGAGGCCAGGAGATCTGCCGCACTGAGTTCACCGTCACCATGAAGCTGCCCGACCAGCAGCTAACGCTGGGCGTGGCCGACACCGACTTGGGCCTGGGCAACCGCCTGACCCTGGTGGATGACCAGCTGCTGGACAACCTGCGCAGCGTGCAGCTGCGCAACGGCCTTGCGCCGTCGAGCACGCTGGCATCGGGCGACTTCACGGTCGAGATGGAGACCGGCACTGGCAAGACCTACGTCTACCTGCGCACGATCTTCGAGCTGAACAAGCGCTATGGCTTCACCAAGTTCGTCATCGTGGTGCCGTCGGTGGCCATCAAGGAAGGCGTCTACAAGTCGCTGCAGATCACCGAGGAGCACTTCAAGAGCATGTATGCCGGCGTGCCGGTGGACTTCTTCCTGTACGACTCCAGCAAGCTGGGCCAGGTGCGCAACTTCGCCACCAGCACCACCATCCAAATCATGGTGGTGACGGTGGGCGCCATCAACAAGAAGGAGGTGAACAACCTCTACAAGGACAGCGAGAAGACCGGCGGTGAGAAGCCCATCGACCTCATCCGCGCCACGCGGCCCATCGTCATAGTGGACGAGCCGCAGAGTGTGGACGGCGGCCTCAGCGGCGCCGGCAAGGCCGCGCTGGACGCGATGAACCCGCTGTGCACGCTACGCTACTCGGCCACCCACGCCAACAAGCACCACATGGTGTACCGGCTGGACGCGGTGGACGCCTACGAGCGCAAGCTGGTCAAGCAGATCGAGGTGGCTGCGGCCACCATCGAGGACGCCTTCAACAAGCCCTACGTGCGCCTGCTGGAGGTGAGCAACAAGAAGGGCATCTCGGCCAAGGTGGAGCTGCACGTGCAGACGGCCACCGGCGCCAAGCCGCAGGTGCTGACCGTCAACGACGGCGACGACCTGGAGCAACTGGCCAAGCGCGCGGTGTACGCCGGCTTCCGCGTGGGCGAGATCAACACCGCCAAGGGGGAAGAGTTCATGGAACTGCGCTACCCCGGCGGTGAGGACTACCTGGCCCTGGGCCAGCCCCACGGCGAGGTCGACGCCCTAGCCGTGCAGCGCGAGATGATCCGGCGGACCATCAAGGAGCACCTGGAGAAGGAGAAGCTGCTGCGGCCCAAGGGCATCAAGGTGCTTTCGCTGTTCTTCATCGAGTCGGTGGCGCGCTACCGCCAGTACGACAAGGACGGCAACCCGGTGAAGGGCGACTACGCCCGCATCTTCGAGGAAGAGTACCGGCGCGCGGCCAAGCTGCCGGCCTTCCAGAGCCTGTTCGGCGAGGTGGATCTGGCCCAAGAAGCCGCCGCCGTACACGACGGCTATTTCTCCATCGACAAAAAGGGCCGCTGGGCCGACCCCGAGCTGGACAAGGAAGGCGGCCTGAAGAACGAGACCAGCCGTGCCGACGCCGAGCGCGGCTACAACCTGATCATGAAGGAGAAGGAGAAGCTGCTCAGCTTCGACGCGCCACTGAAGTTCATCTTCTCCCACTCGGCCCTGAAGGAAGGCTGGGACAACCCCAACGTCTTCCAGATTTGCGCCCTGCGCGAGATGGGCAGCGAGCGCGAGCGCCGCCAGACCCTGGGCCGGGGCCTGCGCCTGTGCGTCAACCAGGACGGGCAGCGCGTCTACGGGCACGACGTGAACCGGCTGACGGTGATTGCCACCGAGTCGTACCAGGAGTTCGCCGACCAGCTGCAGAAAGAGATCGAGGCCGACACGGGCATCCGCTTCGGCATCGTCGAGCAGCACCAGTTCGCCACCATCGCCATCACCACGCCCGACGGCAAGGTGGCCCCGCTGGGCGTGGACCAGTCCAAGGCCCTGTGGGACCACCTGCGCGCTGCCGGACACATCGACGCCAAGGGCAAGGTGCAGGACTCGCTGAAGGTCGCGCTGAAGGACGGCAAGCTGGCCTTGCCGGACGCGTTCGAGCCCTACCGGGGCCAGGTGGCCGAGCTGCTGCGCAAGGTGACCGGCCGCGTGGAGGTGAAGAACCGCGATGACCGCGAGACCGTGCCGCTGCGCAAGGGTGCCGACGGCAAGGCCGTGACGCTGAGCGAGGACTTCAAGGCGCTGTGGGATCGCATCAAGCACAAGACCACGTACCGGGTGCAGTTCGACAACGACAAGCTCATTCGCGACTGCACGGCCGCGCTGACCCGTGACCTGCACATCGCCCGCGCCCGGCTGCAGTGGCGCAAGGCGGAGATCGGCATTGGCAAGGCCGGCGTGGAGGCGCGCGAGAAGGAAGGCGCCTACACCGTGACGCTGGACGAGGCCGACATCGAGCTGCCCGACCTGCTGACCGACCTGCAGGACCGCACGCAGCTGACGCGGCGCACCTTGGTCAAGATCCTGACCGAGTGCGAGCGGCTGGACGACTTCAAGCGCAACCCGCAGCAGTTCATCGAGCAGGCGGCCGAAATCATCAACCGCTGCAAGCGCATGGCCCTGGTGGACGGCATCCGCTACCAGCGCCTGGGCGACGACGCCGTCTGGGCCCAGGAGCTGTTCGAGACCGAGGAGCTGACCGGCTACCTGACCAACATGCTGCGCAACACCAAACGCTCGATCTACGAGCATGTGGTCTACGACTCGGCCACGGAGCGCGACTTCGCCGACGCCCTGGAGAAGGACGACGACGTGGTGCTGTACGCCAAGCTGCCCGGTTGGTTTAAGGTGCCCACCCCGCTGGGCAACTACAACCCCGACTGGGCCGTGCTGGTCAACAAGGACGGCACCAAGCGCCTGTACTTCGTGGTCGAGACCAAGAGCAGCCTGTTCACCGACGACCTGCGCAACAAGGAGAGCGCCAAGATCGAGTGCGGCAAGGCGCACTTCAAGGCGCTGGCCGTCGGCGAAAATCCTGCGCGATATGTCGTGGCCCGAAACTTCAACGATGTGATCGGGCAAGCCTTGTAACGCGCGAGGATGGACACCTAAACACCAGGAGAAATGACCATCCAACACATCGCACAGCCAGCAGCTTCCACTCCTGTCACTTTTCACCACATATAGGCCAATCGGTTTTCGGCACATAGGAGCCACCGCGTTTTCGGCGTATACGAGCCAGTGCGTTTTCGGCACATACAGGCCAGTTGATTTTCGGCCTATAGGAGCCAGCCAAGGGGTTTGACGGGCATCTCGAACGCGTCACAAGCGCCGTTACCTTCTGAGCTTTTTGCTCAGGGGCAACGGATGGGGCGCAGAAAGATCGAGATGCATGAATACCGAAACGTTTTAATTCGACTGCGTGCGGGTGATGGCGACCGCGAGATAGCGCGCCTGGGGCTCATGGGCCGCGTCAAGGTGGCCAACTTTCGCCAGCACGCTCAGAGCCTGGGCTGGCTGGATCCGGATCGGCCGCCGCCTGACGCCCAAACGATTGCGCAGAGTCTGAGCGCGGTGGCCAGGCGCCCCGTCAGCACGATCTCCAAAGCCCAGCCCTGGCGTGAGCTCATTGCGCGCTGGATGGACGCGGGCGTTGAGGGCGTGGCCATCCATGCCGCGCTGGTACGCGATCACCAATTCAAGGGCAGCTACTCCTCCGTCTACCGCCTCATGCGCGACATCAGCCGGGCGCAGCCGCGCACGGATGTCACCGTGCGGCTGAACTTCAAACCCGGCGAGGCTGCTCAGGTCGACTTCGGTGCTGGCCCGTTTCTGCTGCACCCGGATGGCCTTCGCCGGCGCACATGGGCCTTTGTCATGACCCTGTGCCACAGCCGCCACCAGTATGTGGAATTCGTCTGGGACCAGACAGTGGCGACGTGGCTGGGCTGCCACCGCCGCGCCTTTGAGTGGTTTGCCGGCGTGCCCGAGCGCGTCATCATCGACAACGCCAAGTGCGCCATCATCAAGGCCTGTCGGTTTGATCCCCACGTGCAACGCTCCTATGCAGAGTGCGCTGAAGGGTATGACTTCAAGATTGACCCCTGTCCGCCACACGACCCGCAGAAGAAAGGGATCGTGGAGTCAGGCGTCAAATACGTCAAACGCAACTTCCTGCCCACCCGCGAATTCCGTGATCTGGCCGACCTCAATGCCCAAGTACGGGCCTGGGTATTACAGGAAGCCGGGCAGCGCATTCACGGCACCACCCGCCAACAACCCCTGGATTTGTTTGCGCTGGAGCGAGCCCTGCTCAAGCCATTGCCCGCCCAGGCCCCGGACTTGGGCGTGTGGCAGCGGGTGACGCTGCACCGCGATTGCCACGTCAAGTTTGACAACGCCCTGTATTCCGCGCCCTTTGGGCTGGTGGGCAAGCAGTTGTGGCTGCGTGCCAACGATGGTTGTGTTGCCCTCTATGAAGACTACCGATTGGTGGCCACCCACCCGCGCGGGACGCGTCCTGGCCAACGCGTCACGACGCCAGACCACTTGCCACCCAAGGCGCAACTGTTCTTCGCGCGCGACCGCCAATGGCTCCATGAGCAAGCGCTGCAAATCGGGCCGTACTGCCAGCAGATCATTGACTGCCTGCTGGGCGACCGGATTGTGGAGCGGCTGCGTGCAGCACAGGGCGTTGTTGGCCTGGCCAGGACCTACGGCGCCCAACGTCTGGAGCTTGCCTGCCAGCGTGCCATGGCCCACAACAGCCCGTATTACCGCACCGTCAAGACCATCCTGAGCAGCAATGCCGACCGTCTGCCGATGCCCGAGATCAGTGTCGCGCCCGCCTATGCCAAGGCCCGGTTCGTACGCGATGCCGCCAGCCTATTCACCCCCAATGCCCACAACCCGCAGCAGGACCTCCTGCATTAACCCCCCAAGGAGCAACTCACCCATGATCCCCATTCCCGAACTGGTTCCACACCTCAAGCAATTGCGCTTGTCCGGCATCCTGGATTCTCTGGAGGCCAGGAACCGCCAAGCCATTGAATCCAAACTCGCCTATACGGAATTCCTGGCCCTGCTGATGGGCGATGAAGTGGCCCGCCGCGACCAGAACCGCTTCAGCACCCGCATCCGCCGGGCTCAGTTTCGGTCGAGCAAGACCCTGGAGCAGTTTGATTTCGAGCGGCTCCCCCAACTCAACCGCGCACTGGTGCACGACCTGGCCACCGGACGCTATTTGCGGGAATGCTCACCTGTGTTGATCGTCGGACCCAGTGGAACTGGCAAAAGCCACCTGGCACAGGCCTTGGGCCACTGCGCCATCCGCCAAGGCGTTGATGTGCTCTTCACCAGTTGCTCGGCCCTCACGCAGTCCCTGCACGCCGCGCGTGCGACCAATGCCTACGAACGCAAACTGCAGGCGCTCAGCCGTATTCCCCTGCTCATCATCGATGACTTCGGACTCAAGCCCCTGCGCGCACCGGCCGACGAGGATCTGCATGAACTCATCGCCGAGCGCTACGAACGAACGACCACCATCGTCACCAGCAATTTGGACTTCACCGAGTGGGATCAGGCCTTCCCAGGCAACCCCTTGTTGGCCTCCGCCACGCTCGACCGCCTGCGCCACAACGCCTATTGCCTCGTGCTCGATGGCCAGTCTTACCGCACGCCACGCCAGATGCCCAACGCAATGCCAACCAAAACCCAGAGATCCAATCAACCAAAAGACATCAAATAAAGGCAAAATCCACAACCGAATGATGCCCGTTTGAGACCCTCCGGCTGGTCTCTATGTGCCGAAAATGGCTGGCTCCTTTATGCCGAAAAGTGACAACTCCGG
It includes:
- a CDS encoding type III restriction-modification system endonuclease, with amino-acid sequence MKLHFEPNLDYQLQAIESVCDLFRGQEICRTEFTVTMKLPDQQLTLGVADTDLGLGNRLTLVDDQLLDNLRSVQLRNGLAPSSTLASGDFTVEMETGTGKTYVYLRTIFELNKRYGFTKFVIVVPSVAIKEGVYKSLQITEEHFKSMYAGVPVDFFLYDSSKLGQVRNFATSTTIQIMVVTVGAINKKEVNNLYKDSEKTGGEKPIDLIRATRPIVIVDEPQSVDGGLSGAGKAALDAMNPLCTLRYSATHANKHHMVYRLDAVDAYERKLVKQIEVAAATIEDAFNKPYVRLLEVSNKKGISAKVELHVQTATGAKPQVLTVNDGDDLEQLAKRAVYAGFRVGEINTAKGEEFMELRYPGGEDYLALGQPHGEVDALAVQREMIRRTIKEHLEKEKLLRPKGIKVLSLFFIESVARYRQYDKDGNPVKGDYARIFEEEYRRAAKLPAFQSLFGEVDLAQEAAAVHDGYFSIDKKGRWADPELDKEGGLKNETSRADAERGYNLIMKEKEKLLSFDAPLKFIFSHSALKEGWDNPNVFQICALREMGSERERRQTLGRGLRLCVNQDGQRVYGHDVNRLTVIATESYQEFADQLQKEIEADTGIRFGIVEQHQFATIAITTPDGKVAPLGVDQSKALWDHLRAAGHIDAKGKVQDSLKVALKDGKLALPDAFEPYRGQVAELLRKVTGRVEVKNRDDRETVPLRKGADGKAVTLSEDFKALWDRIKHKTTYRVQFDNDKLIRDCTAALTRDLHIARARLQWRKAEIGIGKAGVEAREKEGAYTVTLDEADIELPDLLTDLQDRTQLTRRTLVKILTECERLDDFKRNPQQFIEQAAEIINRCKRMALVDGIRYQRLGDDAVWAQELFETEELTGYLTNMLRNTKRSIYEHVVYDSATERDFADALEKDDDVVLYAKLPGWFKVPTPLGNYNPDWAVLVNKDGTKRLYFVVETKSSLFTDDLRNKESAKIECGKAHFKALAVGENPARYVVARNFNDVIGQAL
- the istA gene encoding IS21 family transposase, whose product is MHEYRNVLIRLRAGDGDREIARLGLMGRVKVANFRQHAQSLGWLDPDRPPPDAQTIAQSLSAVARRPVSTISKAQPWRELIARWMDAGVEGVAIHAALVRDHQFKGSYSSVYRLMRDISRAQPRTDVTVRLNFKPGEAAQVDFGAGPFLLHPDGLRRRTWAFVMTLCHSRHQYVEFVWDQTVATWLGCHRRAFEWFAGVPERVIIDNAKCAIIKACRFDPHVQRSYAECAEGYDFKIDPCPPHDPQKKGIVESGVKYVKRNFLPTREFRDLADLNAQVRAWVLQEAGQRIHGTTRQQPLDLFALERALLKPLPAQAPDLGVWQRVTLHRDCHVKFDNALYSAPFGLVGKQLWLRANDGCVALYEDYRLVATHPRGTRPGQRVTTPDHLPPKAQLFFARDRQWLHEQALQIGPYCQQIIDCLLGDRIVERLRAAQGVVGLARTYGAQRLELACQRAMAHNSPYYRTVKTILSSNADRLPMPEISVAPAYAKARFVRDAASLFTPNAHNPQQDLLH
- the istB gene encoding IS21-like element helper ATPase IstB, producing MIPIPELVPHLKQLRLSGILDSLEARNRQAIESKLAYTEFLALLMGDEVARRDQNRFSTRIRRAQFRSSKTLEQFDFERLPQLNRALVHDLATGRYLRECSPVLIVGPSGTGKSHLAQALGHCAIRQGVDVLFTSCSALTQSLHAARATNAYERKLQALSRIPLLIIDDFGLKPLRAPADEDLHELIAERYERTTTIVTSNLDFTEWDQAFPGNPLLASATLDRLRHNAYCLVLDGQSYRTPRQMPNAMPTKTQRSNQPKDIK